agatgggggggggggttggaactACAGGTAGAGTCACCCCAGGTGGTGGTGGGCCAAGAATCAGGCCTCAGGCCCTGGGAAAAACTAGGGAATCTGGGTGTCATTGGACCCAGAACCAGTGAAGGGATCGGAGACCTGGGTGGGGCAAGTTGGacctgtgtgtatgggggggggggtgccaggagGCAAGTGAGGTGCTACATCCTTGGGTTTTGAGTTATCAGTGTCCCTTCTTCAAGGAAGAGGATGAGTAGATTCACCTGACAGGCCTGCCTAGTGCAGACCAGCCAAAAAATCCTAGTGGTCATCTGAGATCAATGGTCTCTCAAACATGAACTCTGTATCCCCTTAACGTAAGCTGATGAGGGCCAGGGAGGTGGAGAGGAAAATGCAGGACCCGCagcttccagcctggctggcCCCAGGTCAGTTTTGTCCAAGTCCTACATCCTTACGGTTTCTCTTGGTTACCATGACCACAAGCATCCCctcaaattgtgtgtgtggaggggagtGGGGTGTTTAAGAACACTCAGTAGTTCATTTTAAATTAACTACAATAAACTGGAGAGGACACTGTCTGATAAGCTGCTAGAGAAAGACGAAGACAAGTGTGAGATCGATCGATCGGCTGACTATATTGACAAGATACTGATTGGTTACATGTTGAAGAAAACATACaatacaaaatacagaaaaagttggttccatcccctccctctccccccccttgCCCACCCTCCCCAAATACTCATCATCGTGATTTGGTCAGAACAGGGCTCAGAGCCACAGGTCAGGGTGACCTAGGGTGGAGGGGTCAGGGGCAATCAATGGGGGTGTGGCTGTCATGATGATGCTGCCGTAATGCTGCGGTTTCTCTCCCAGCTGGGagttgggcggggagggggctgcaGCCTGATGACAGCCAGCTGTGGGAAGAGCTGCCTGTCCCTTCCCCGGTCCAGGGCCTGCCCACTGCCCTGGACCAAGACCACTCCCAACAAGGTAAGGATGTGGGTGCCCTTGTGGAGCCTGCTCTCCAACAAGAGGGAAACAAGGGGGTAACTGCTTAACCCCCAGCCCCACAGACAAGGCGGGCACTGGAGCACGTGGCTACTaccagcagaggagaggaggagagcagtagaaagggggaggagggggaagtgggaagaGCAGAAgatcatatatattaaaaaagtgACTTAAGACTTAAAACTGAATTAGTATTTGTACAGAAAGGTGCAGGTGGAATAACTCCCTCCGGTCTAGGATCAAAGTTACTCGGAGAAATCATggacccctcccctgcccccagctgTGGCCCGAGTCGTTGTTAAGTGCGATTGGTTAGAATGGATTCCAGTCGGGTCATTCAGGCGGAGAAGTGGGGGGCAGTGATAGGCAAGGGGGGCTCAGTTGCTGCAGCACTGGCTCCTGCTGGCTGGGTTGTTCTCCTGGAGGTCCACGCCTCGGTTTCGGCCTGGAGCACCAGCTGCATTCTGAGGCTCATTCTTGGGAAGCTTCTTAGCTGTTTGGGAGACACGAGGAAAATGCTTCAGTGGAGCCACCCTGATACTCTCTCCTAACTGCTTTGCCACCACCCCATCCCATCCGTGACAGCTAGCACATGAAGGGCTCTCCGGGCAGCAAGTGCATTCATTGTGTCTTGGGAAAGGAAGCAAAGTGAAGTTAAAGAACTTTCCCCAGGGTCAGGGTTGtggtcatgcctacaatcccagcacttgggatgtTGAGACATgaaagatcaagagttcaaggccttcCTGACTACATATACAGgccttgtctcaaaagaaaaaaaaaaaaaaagaactttcccaAGGCCATGGAGCTAAAAAGTGGTAGGATAACTCCAGAGCTAAATGACCCCAAAATCCTAAGAAAGGGTAGGGAATAACAAAGGCAGATTCTAAAAATGGGAACATGCTAAAGGTCAGGGAGTAAAGGGTTGAAACTTGGGCTTTAGAAACTTCTGGGGAGAACTACTGAATCAGATTTAAAATGGTTAAAAGTTACGCTGGAGAAGGCACCCCCATCACAACCCACTAGAGAACAGCACACAAGAATTATGCCCTTGGAGGTGACGAGATGGGAAAGAGAGGAAAGTTACCTATTGCCATGAAAATTTCATTCACATTCATTGCAGTCTTTGCGGAAGTCTCCATGAACAGCAAACTGTTGTCATCTGCATAGGCTTGTGCTTCCTGATTCAATGGAGGTGAGAAAGAGAGGGCAGGAAGAAAACATGAGTAGTTGGCAGGGAAGAGGGTCCAGGATAAAAGTATGTCCTTTATATACACTAGAGCTCACTGAACAAGGGCAAGGGTTTTCAGTCCTAAGGTTTCCTTGTTCCTTCCAAGTTCTCTCAAAACATCTCCACATCAGCCCAGGTTGCCCCACACACATCACATCTCAGCTCACGCATATCAacagctgtttgtttgttttgtttttattcattcagaCTTTCCTAGGTTCAACCTTCCCTTCTTGTTTCAAAAGACTGAAGCTGGGAAATACAGGGAAGTTCTATTACCAAGAAACTTGCACATTTGGACAAAAGCATAAGCATACATGGGCATTTCTATTCTTCAACTATTACAACTTAGAATCCACTAGcgagggactggcaaaaacaaaatgataCTCAGTATGAATAGCATTATGCCCATCTATGAGAAGAGAGGGATTCACAAGTACATGTGCACTTCTAGAAAGACAGGCAGCAGAGGAAGGAGAGGTTAAAGAGACTTAAATTTTATCCCATATTTTCTTAGATGATGTACATTTCTACTATGTACATGagttatatgagaaaaaaaacacctgtaatTTTCTAGTAGGTGGTTTATAAGACAAAAGCACAAACTTTACCTAACATGCACATAGCCCCCTCCCCATGCATGCGTCACGagtggacaggagaggagaggagcccgTTGCCCTGCACCTGGCCCTTTCCACAGCCCCAAGCATCCTGtggaggcctcctgcagctggcaTCTCCCCACCTGGAACTCCACGGCTCTCTTGTTGGCCAAGTCTGCCTTGTTACCCGCGAGTGCAATGACGATGTTGGGGCTGGCCTGCCTCTGTAACTCCTTCACCCAGTTCTTGGCCCGTGCAAAAGTATCCTGAGGAGAAAGGGCCAGAACGTCAAAGAGACACAGTGAAGCTCAGGCTGTCTCAGCTAAGCTATCTGAGATGTCATCCTTAAAGATTCTGGTCGGCAGAGGAAAACTGCTCATGCCCCACCCAAGTACCCCAAGAACAGAGGACGGAGAGGTCTGAAATGGGGGACTTTATAACTCAAagatgaagggcagagaaagaaggaaaggaaaatcttTACTGTGTTGGTGATGTCATAGACCACGATGGCAGCTTGGGCCCCCCGATAGTACATGGGGGCCAGGCTGTGATACCGCTCCTGTCCAGCTGTGTCCCAGATCTCGAACTTGACTGTTGTATCGTCTAAGCAGACAGTCTGTGTGAGGAAGGCCGCTGTAAGAGAGAAAGTGGTGTCACCCGGTAAGTTAGAGTCCACCCCTACATATTTTCAGAGGCTCCTAGCCTCTGGCCCTTAGAAGTCTGTTAGTGAGATGGGCACACAAAAGTTCAGGACCCAGGAGCCACAGCAGGCCTGCTCATGGGCGTCCGTGGGGCTGTGTGGGGGCCTGGGGACAATGGGGACTGCATGGGATGTCAGTGTGGCCAGGGGAAGACATTTTCTAAAGAATGCAGCAAAGGGCAGGAGAGGGAAGGTCCAAGGCAACCCTGACACCAAGGACAGAGGGCAAGGaccccatccctctccccccctcctcctcccatcttTCAGTGGAAAGAATCCAGCTGAAGACATACTCGGGTCATGGTGTTGCTGGATTTCATGTGCGCACTCCCTGGCTTAGCTATGCCAGGGAAGTCAAGTCCACTTTGTGCCAATGCCGGGCTAAAGCTGGATAGCCAGCTTCCCCGTCAACCCTGCCACCAACAGACACTCCAGCTAGCACCTCCCCCTGCTCACCCGCATGCAGCTctacaccaccaccccaccctgcGGCTGGATCCCAGAGACCATACGTGAGGCAAGGGAACACAGGCGCCTGTGCATATGTGCTCCAGGGGAAGAGTCCCAGAGCTGGAACATACAGCAGGGAGGAGTCCCACTGCCCTGCACCCAGCACAGGGTACCCACACAGCTTTGTAGAAAGCTGCTTTCCGTGTCTACTCTTCCTGCCTACTGAGCAGCCGGGACACCACCCCACTTCCCCCTCTCCGGCTTCTGACCCAGCTGCTGAGGAGGCAGCAGGAAGACTGCTGAGGTGGCCCGTTTTCGCTTCCAGCTGCCGGGAAACCTCCTACCAACCAAGAGAATAAAGAAGGGACGACTCAAGTCCAGGGTTAGCCCTGGCCTCTTGAGGTTTCCATTGGCTGAGGCAAAAGGCTGAGTCCAGACTCTTTCTCATATCCTAAATGCTGATCAGTGGGGAATCAACAGCGTGCTCTGAGCTCCAGGAATGGGTAATGGTCAAACTCAGAAATGCCAACCCATCGGCCAGCTATGCGTCACCAGGCCACTCGCACTCTGAAAAGCAGGAGAGGCCAGGGCACACGCACGGCCCCACACAGTTAGAAGGACCTCGGGGATCTACAGCCAGCCTCTCCACCTGAGGCTGTCCAATGGAAGAGGTCCGGCCAAGGCCACACAAATAATAGAGGCTGAACCAGGACAGGAAGCCAGTTTGTACTTTCCAGATAACTCCTAGGAGCTTGTCTCAGCAAACATGGGTTTGAGGAAGAAGCACTGACACCCCAGATGGATTTAGTCTCTGTGCCGAGGCAGCTGCTCCCCTCCTTAATGTCAAGGCATCTCTCTAGCCTTCCTGACCCCGTGTGCCTACTCACCTCCAATTGTGCTCTCCTGGTACTCGTGGAACTGGCCCTTGACAAAACGAAGGACGAGGCTGGACTTGCCTACTGCAGACTCCCCCAGGAGGACCAGCTTGAACTGACAGATCTTGTTCCCAGCCGCTGGTCCATTGGGTCGTGCTGTGCCTCCCCGACCCGCCATGGCCCCCTGCTCTATAGTGGTACCAGTGAGTGTGGGGGGAGGTGCTATACAAAGAGGCACTTAGTGGGGAGGGGGCCTCCAACTGCAagagaaaaggggggggaaggaagTTAGTTTTGGAACTGTTCTGGGAGGCCCTTCCTAAACCACAGGGCAGCCCTCTGGGTCCTCCCTGGTGACCTGTGTGACACTCGGGGACAGGATAGACTAGATACCTCCTTACTCCACTGCAGCCATATAGTACAGAGCAGAG
This sequence is a window from Perognathus longimembris pacificus isolate PPM17 chromosome 17, ASM2315922v1, whole genome shotgun sequence. Protein-coding genes within it:
- the Rab5c gene encoding ras-related protein Rab-5C, translating into MAGRGGTARPNGPAAGNKICQFKLVLLGESAVGKSSLVLRFVKGQFHEYQESTIGAAFLTQTVCLDDTTVKFEIWDTAGQERYHSLAPMYYRGAQAAIVVYDITNTDTFARAKNWVKELQRQASPNIVIALAGNKADLANKRAVEFQEAQAYADDNSLLFMETSAKTAMNVNEIFMAIAKKLPKNEPQNAAGAPGRNRGVDLQENNPASRSQCCSN